A stretch of Phragmites australis chromosome 12, lpPhrAust1.1, whole genome shotgun sequence DNA encodes these proteins:
- the LOC133887424 gene encoding probable serine/threonine-protein kinase WNK6 — translation MAPDSEAPGDQLEPPGKDNDPNIEEVDPSYKGFDAVDGIEVAWAKVEITDHIMGSPKELQRLQTEIQLLRSLQHKHILRLYVSWVDKKKRTVNIVTELFTSGNLRGYRTKHKKVDLKAMRRWVKQILTGLAYLHGQKPPIIHRDLKCDNIFINGNHGKVKIGYFGLAMVMQQRKTQSSTSTLEFMAPELFGEYYNELVDIYSFGMSMLEMVTSECPYSECQGFAQIYKKISEGIKPVALSKVKDAEVRNFIESCLSSAADRLPAIELLKSPFLQKDDINEKSSNSVQEPIAFPQNLEMDLDATPIFVSLLPNETDIDGKESFSLMLRRGQFVLEGNMSVTNPVKLLLRVPAPNGKCKKIGFSFDLDKDNSLSVSTEMVEELELPPWSRPVVAKLIDAFLLKTVRGWRPCVQVGQMIQVVHNTASGNGK, via the exons ATGGCTCCAGATTCGGAGGCACCGGGCGACCAGCTGGAGCCTCCCGGCAAAGACAATGACCCTAACATCGAGGAGGTCGACCCCTC CTACAAAGGCTTCGACGCGGTGGACGGCATCGAGGTGGCGTGGGCAAAAGTGGAGATAACCGACCACATCATGGGATCTCCGAAGGAGCTTCAGCGGCTCCAGACAGAGATCCAGCTGCTGCGGTCGCTCCAGCACAAGCACATCCTCAGGCTCTATGTCTCATGGGTCGACAAGAAGAAGAGGACAGTCAACATCGTCACCGAGCTGTTCACGTCCGGCAACTTGAGA GGGTACCGTACAAAGCACAAGAAAGTTGACCTGAAAGCAATGAGGCGATGGGTGAAACAGATATTGACAGGGCTAGCCTATCTGCATGGCCAGAAGCCACCAATCATACACAGGGACTTGAAGTGTGACAATATCTTCATCAATGGGAACCATGGAAAGGTGAAGATTGGATATTTTGGTTTGGCAATGGTCATGCAGCAGAGGAAAACACAGAGCTCTACAA GCACATTAGAATTCATGGCACCAGAGCTCTTCGGTGAATACTACAATGAGTTGGTGGATATATACTCTTTCGGGATGTCTATGCTTGAAATGGTGACTAGTGAGTGCCCTTATAGTGAATGTCAGGGCTTTGCTCAGATATACAAGAAAATTTCTGAA GGTATAAAACCCGTTGCTCTCTCCAAGGTCAAAGATGCAGAAGTGAGAAACTTCATAGAGAGCTGCCTATCTTCGGCAGCTGACAGATTGCCGGCAATTGAGCTCTTGAAGAGCCCTTTTCTCCAGAAAGATGATATCAACGAGAAAAGCTCTAATTCAGTGCAAGAACCGATAGCATTCCCGCAAAATTTAGAAATGGATCTTGATGCCACACCAATTTTTGTCTCTTTGTTACCGAATGAAACTGACATTGATGGGAAGGAGTCTTTCAGTCTGATGCTTCGAAGGGGTCAATTTGTGCTAGAAGGAAATATGAGTGTCACCAACCCGGTCAAGTTGTTACTAAGAGTTCCTGCTCCCAATG GTAAGTGCAAGAAAATTGGGTTCTCATTTGACCTGGACAAGGACAACAGTCTTTCGGTGTCTACTGAGATGGTTGAAGAGCTCGAACTGCCTCCTTGGAGTAGGCCTGTTGTGGCCAAGCTAATAGATGCATTCTTACTCAAGACAGTTCGTGGTTGGAGACCTTGTGTTCAAGTTGGTCAGATGATTCAGGTGGTACACAACACTGCTTCAGGAAATGGAAAATGA
- the LOC133887023 gene encoding vegetative cell wall protein gp1-like has protein sequence MASRTTCTRAEVVIKVSYVVALTVALFLPCCGATSRSRLVSSSFADAPEGGRAAPAPSVEPAVLDVPAAEAAASPVQPPEPATVAAAPTPLEGHGQHVKSKHHDHEKAPPKHHPKAPPKHHGRHAPPPPDLSPPAPPPEPYDNQPPVAPGPECPNGKNPAWPFPWPRPGNQWPPLPPFPFHPPPLPAWPQPGSQWPPLPPLPFHPPPLPVWPKPWNQWPPLPPFPFHPPPFPSWPHPSPGKWPPLPPFPFHPPPTPAWPWPHPGNQWTPAPPSLHGNDIPTTTQQNPKN, from the coding sequence ATGGCATCACGAACAACTTGTACGCGTGCAGAGGTAGTCATCAAGGTGTCGTACGTGGTGGCGCTCACCGTCGCGCTCTTTTTGCCGTGCTGCGGCGCCACGTCGAGGTCACGGTtggtctcctcctcctttgccGATGCACCGGAAGGCGGCCGGGCTGCACCGGCGCCGTCGGTGGAGCCGGCGGTGCTTGATGTGCCGGCTGCAGAAGCTGCAGCCTCGCCAGTGCAACCGCCGGAGCCGGCAACTGTCGCTGCCGCGCCGACGCCGTTGGAGGGCCACGGCCAGCACGTGAAGAGCAAGCACCACGACCACGAGAAGGCGCCACCCAAGCACCACCCGAAGGCACCGCCCAAGCACCACGGGCGCCACGCTCCTCCACCGCCGGACCTGTCGCCGCCGGCGCCTCCACCGGAGCCGTACGATAACCAGCCCCCGGTCGCGCCGGGGCCAGAGTGCCCCAACGGCAAGAACCCGGCGTGGCCGTTCCCGTGGCCGCGCCCGGGCAACCAgtggccgccgctgccgccgttcCCGTTCCACCCACCGCCACTCCCAGCCTGGCCGCAGCCAGGGAGCCAgtggccgccgctgccgccgctccCGTTCCACCCACCGCCACTCCCAGTCTGGCCGAAGCCATGGAACCAGtggccgccgctgcctccgTTCCCGTTCCACCCGCCACCGTTCCCGTCGTGGCCGCACCCCAGTCCAGGCAAGTGGCCACCACTCCCTCCATTCCCGTTCCacccgccgccgacgccggcgTGGCCATGGCCTCACCCGGGCAACCAGTGGACGCCGGCACCGCCGTCCTTGCACGGCAACGACATCCCAACGACGACGCAGCAGAACCCCAAGAACTGA